Below is a window of Caldisericia bacterium DNA.
GCACAGGATTTCTCCCTAAGATACCCGCTGGTGGAGGGGAATGGAAACTTTGGAAGCATAGATGGTGATCCACCAGCAGCCATGCGATATACAGAGGTAAGACTTGCCCCCATCTCCATGGAACTTCTTCAGGATATTGAGAAGGAAACAGTTCCCATGAGACCCAACTTTGACAACTCCCTCAATGAACCTGTGGTGCTTCCAGCAAAGTTTCCAAATCTCCTTTTAAATGGAGCAACTGGAATTGCTGTGGGAATGGCAACAAATATCCCTCCCCATAATATAAGCGAAGTTATTGATGCCCTTTTAATTCTACTTAGAAATAGAGAGGCATCAACTGATGAGATAATGAAGGTGCTTAAAGGTCCAGATTTCCCAACAAGGGGTGTGATAGTTGGGATTTCTGGAGTAAGGGATTATTTTGAGACAGGAAAGGGGAGGGTAATAGTAAAGGGCAGGGGAAGATTTGAGAGGGTAGGAAAGCATTTAAGATACATCATTTATGAACTCCCATACCTTGTTAACAAATCTGAACTTATAAAAAAGATAGTTTCCTTAGTTAAAACGGGAAAGTTAAAGGAGATTGATGATATAAGGGATGAATCTTCCAAGGAAGGAATAAGGGTTGTTATTGACCTTAAAAGGAAAGTGGATACACATGTATTTGAAAATAAGCTCTTCAAGTACACTCAACTTGAAACATCCTTTCCTGTAAACTTTGTTGCCCTCATTGCTGGAAGACCGAAACTATTCTCCATAAGAGAGGCACTAACAACATTTCTCTCCTTCAGAGAAGAGGTGATTACAAGAAGGTCAATCTTTGAGTTAAACAAGGAGAAAAAGGAGATTCACCTACTTTTTGGTATAAAAATAGCCATAGAGAATCTTGATGAAACAGTGAAACTCATAAGAAACTCAAAGGATAGAAATGAAGCAAAGAGTAAGCTTATTTCCGTTTTAAAGGTAAGTGAGGAGCAGGCAAATGCCATACTGGACATGAGGCTATCAAGATTGGTTTCTTTAGAGAGGGAGAAGCTCTTAAAGGAGATTAAAGATAAGGAGAAAAAGATAGAAGAATTGGAAAAGATCCTCTCAGATAGAGACATGCTTCTTTCAGTCATTGAAAGGGAACTACTTGACATAAAGAAGAGATTTGGAGATGAGAGAAAGACAGAGATAGTTTTTGAAGAGAGGGAAGAGATTGACATAAAGGATATGATCCCGGATGAGGAGGTAATTATATTTTTAACAAAGGAAGGATACATAAAGAGAACACCAATGAAACACTTCTCC
It encodes the following:
- the gyrA gene encoding DNA gyrase subunit A encodes the protein MSKEIVSPFEEELKESYLSYAMSVIVARALPDVRDGLKPVQRRILYTMKEVGNLPGSAFKKSARIVGEVMGKYHPHGDSPIYEALVRMAQDFSLRYPLVEGNGNFGSIDGDPPAAMRYTEVRLAPISMELLQDIEKETVPMRPNFDNSLNEPVVLPAKFPNLLLNGATGIAVGMATNIPPHNISEVIDALLILLRNREASTDEIMKVLKGPDFPTRGVIVGISGVRDYFETGKGRVIVKGRGRFERVGKHLRYIIYELPYLVNKSELIKKIVSLVKTGKLKEIDDIRDESSKEGIRVVIDLKRKVDTHVFENKLFKYTQLETSFPVNFVALIAGRPKLFSIREALTTFLSFREEVITRRSIFELNKEKKEIHLLFGIKIAIENLDETVKLIRNSKDRNEAKSKLISVLKVSEEQANAILDMRLSRLVSLEREKLLKEIKDKEKKIEELEKILSDRDMLLSVIERELLDIKKRFGDERKTEIVFEEREEIDIKDMIPDEEVIIFLTKEGYIKRTPMKHFSIQRRGGKGTRGIRLGKGDSLKDIFFTSNHKSALFFTNFGKVYKLNVYEIPEGLRESKGEAVHLLLSLDPDERVTSVLTGDLTKGKYLLMFTKKGRIKKVSLSLIKNIRRNGLKIINLRKEDFVKRVRIVKGDETIVVSTEKGLMARFSINKLRPQGRNASGVIGVRLSKDDEISSFDIERFGKHLFVITSKGKGKRINFSEITLRNRGVKGMRGIRLRGDDRVSAVRSVSETERLVITTKKGKIIKIKVKSVPVQSRNASGVRVIKLEKEDRVSGLALEREI